GGAAGTTGTGCCGGCCCAGCCCATAGCCCGCCTCCAATACATCACCTAGTTTCTTGTCAATGGCGCAATCGAAGGAGGCCCCCTCATCTTTAATTTTGGGGATGAAGAGGAGGAGAGGCCGAAGATCCCCTCGAcccattagggcatgtacaatagtTGATAAAATAGTTTtatcttaatacttgcatgtaatttAAAAATGACAAAATcaaatgtctacaatgggtcatctgtTAGCCTCATCTCCAATAACTAGtcattcctaaaaacatggtgagacatattgtgctaagaggtcatctcttgtcttctcttaaataagagaagacaagctttTTCTTATGAATTCTCTCTTCTTCAACTCATCATTTATGCTACGTGACACTTCTAAAAtagcatcattgtacatgccctaatggaGGCATGAGGACACTGAAAGGAAGCGTCGTATTTGAGACCGTACCCCGAAGTTTACGCTTTGTGTCCGCAACTTTCAAATGCATATAAAGCGCTTCATATGCGTACAACGGGCTCTGTTAGAGTTCTTCTCACATATATCCAATCAAATTGGAACAAGTAAATGATGTCTACTACATCACCAAGGGGAGAACGGATCCATGTTTGCTCGTATGCACTAACGTTGGTGTAAATATGATTGCCGAATGACGATGATTTTCATCTAATGACTGATGCCATATATGCATGACAAAATGACAGGCGACTCCTGTGTTCCTGTCCGAGATGGCCCCGACGCAGTGGCGCGGCTCCCTTACCGCCGGCTTCCAGATCTTCCTCGCCCTCGGCGTCCTCATCGCCAACCTCACAAACTACGCCACCGCGCGCATCTCCTGGGGCTGGCGCCTCTCCCTGGGCCTCGCCGGCGCGCCGGCTGTGATCATCTTCCTGGGCGCCCTCTTCCTCACGGACACCCCCAGCAGCCTCGTCATGCGCGGCAAGGCCGACGAGGCCCGCGCCGCGCTCGTCCGGGTGCGCGGGGCGGGCGCCGACGTGGACGCGGAGTTCCAGGACATCGTGCGCGCCGTGGAGGTCGCGCGCGAGAGCGAGGAAGGCGCGTTCCACCGGATGGCGACGAGGCGCGAGTACCGCCCTCACCTGGTGCTCGCCGTGGCCGTGCCCATGTTCTTCCAGCTCACCGGCGTCATCGTGCTCTCCTTCTTCGCGCCGCTGGTGTTCCGCACCGCCGGGTTCGGCAGCAACGCCGCGCTGATGGGCGCCGTCATTCTCGGCGGCGTGAACCTGGGGGCGCTCATGCTCTCCACCCTCGTCATCGACCGGTACGGCCGCAGGGTGATGTTCATGGTCGGCGGCATCCAGATGATCGTTGCCCAGGTATGCATCCACGTCCAGTTCCATCTGAGCATTGCCCAGGTATGCTTGAATGGCCGGGTTTTCTGACGCAGACACACGTTTGAGCATTGAAGGTTGCGATGGCATGGATCATGGGCGCGCAGGTGGGGAAGAGCGGCGACGCGCCGATGGCGAGGCCGTACGGGGTTGCGATCCTGGTGTTCACGTGCATGCACGCCGCCGGGTTCGGGTGGTCGTGGGGGCCGCTGGGGTGGGTGGTGCCGGGCGAGATATTCCCGGTGGACATCCGGTCGGCGGGGCAGGCCATGAACGTGTCCATCGGCCTCGGCCTGACGTTCGTGCAGACGCAGTCGTTCCTCCCCATGCTCTGCAGCTTCAAGTATGCCACGTTCGCCTACTACGCCGGCTGGGTCGCCGTCATGACCGTCTTCATCGCGCTGTTCCTGCCGGAGACCAAGGGCGTGCCGCTCGAGTCCATGGGCACCGTCTGGGTCAAGCACTGGTACTGGAAGCGCTTCGTGCAGCCGCAAGCAAAAATCGCGGACTCACTCACCTAGTTAACTGGGCCCCGTCAAGTCTGTTCGCTATGTAAACCAAACGAACTCCTCGTTGACTCCTATACGCATCAGTTGACCCCACAACTTTTAACAATCTGTCTTTAGTTATATACTCCCtctatttctaaatataagtctttctagagatttcactatggatcacatacaaatATATAATGCATTTcagagcgtagattcactcattttgatttATATGCAGTGCataatgaaatctctacaaagacttgtatttaaaAATGGAG
The window above is part of the Triticum aestivum cultivar Chinese Spring chromosome 2A, IWGSC CS RefSeq v2.1, whole genome shotgun sequence genome. Proteins encoded here:
- the LOC123185549 gene encoding sugar transport protein MST1; the protein is MAGGAFVVNDGPAPDYGGRLTLSVLMTCFVAASGGLIFGYDIGISGGVSQMEPFLRRFFPHVLEKMAVAKHNDYCLYDSQALTAFTSSLYVAGLLASLVASRVTKAIGRQRVMLVGGALFFAGGAITGAAMNIAMLIIGRMLLGFGVGFTNQATPVFLSEMAPTQWRGSLTAGFQIFLALGVLIANLTNYATARISWGWRLSLGLAGAPAVIIFLGALFLTDTPSSLVMRGKADEARAALVRVRGAGADVDAEFQDIVRAVEVARESEEGAFHRMATRREYRPHLVLAVAVPMFFQLTGVIVLSFFAPLVFRTAGFGSNAALMGAVILGGVNLGALMLSTLVIDRYGRRVMFMVGGIQMIVAQVAMAWIMGAQVGKSGDAPMARPYGVAILVFTCMHAAGFGWSWGPLGWVVPGEIFPVDIRSAGQAMNVSIGLGLTFVQTQSFLPMLCSFKYATFAYYAGWVAVMTVFIALFLPETKGVPLESMGTVWVKHWYWKRFVQPQAKIADSLT